The Synechocystis sp. PCC 7509 genome includes a window with the following:
- a CDS encoding type I polyketide synthase, producing the protein MMSTEIDESLEKVAVIGMAGRFPGAENIETFWQNLQDGVDSISTFSDQELLAVGVDPTWLDLPSYVKAGGVLEDIDLFDAAFFEFSPKEAEITDPQHRLFLESAYVAIEDAGYDLQRCTSRVGVYAGASLSNYLALNCDRFGSATSYQALIGNDKDFLTTRVAYKLNLKGPCITVQTACSTSLVAVALACQSLLSYQCDMALAGGVSIRTPQKTGYFSESGGTLSPDGRCCAFDASAKGTVVGNGVGVVVLKRLQEAIADGDHIYATISGTAINNDGAGKVGYTAPSVDGQGEVITEAMMLAGVNPETISYVEAHGTGTALGDPIEIAALSQAFRTDKTGFCAIGSVKTNIGHLDAASGVTGLIKTALALKYKLIPPSLNFQQPNPQIDFANSPFYVNTKLKEWQTSPRRAGVSSLGMGGTNAHVLLEEAPIQVQKVEKKYHLLVLSAKTTSALDNATRNLGNYLQQHPQANLAEVAYTLQVGRREFDYRCALVCRDIDDAVSQLSSKLTHHQVTGDRSITFMFPGQGSQYADMGKELYVSEPVFRQCVDRCCEILEPYLGLDLRSLFNSTEQLKQTPIAQTALFVVEYALAALWMSWGVNPESAIGHSIGEYVAACLAGVFSLEDALRLVAVRGQLMQQCPTGSMLAVSLPETEVTALLSDRLSLAAINAPSSCVVAGTDDAIDSLQLCLQTQGISCRRLHVSHAFHSPLMDEILESFRQEVSLVKLHPPKIPFISNVTGTWITAQEATDPNYWVKHLRHTVCFSSGIAELLQSPNRILLEVGAGRTLFTFAKQHSEQRIILSSLPHPQEKQSDIACLLHSLGSLWLSGVAINWTGFYGENRPQRLPLPTYPFERQRYWRDRPAVKSLGQAVVEASQREIAIGDRQTHIQHKTRLEYLCTAYMNLALSHLGRCKDPFTKEELLAQVVPRYRQLLDRWLEVLVERGHLQQDGNLYSNLLSLSPTAINDLVDEAITQHSGYQQQLELIQTCGENLAAVLVGTKEPLELHFATLVKNGAISRANLPADDYYNSILRSSLEQVIKSLPPEANLRILEIGGGTGIATTEILPLLPPERTKYTFTDVGSFFLDAAKQRFSNYPFVEYRTLDIEKPLTEQGFSQHFDVVIAVNVLHVTQNLTDTLARVHSILAPDGLLLMQEITQPQLEFDITDGLLMHPLEDVQRSQGNPFLSKEQWQELLGDRAFNKVVAYGDVDFGQHIFIAQASLTQKKDIADWFYIPSWQRSLQPLDTDNQKQRWLIFLDDRGLGDRLVQRLQLQGHDIVTVKLGTEFSSIGDRSYTLNPQHKPDYNTLIQALAAKNLLPRAIAHLWNITDICELTTAEVSHAQTRGFYSLLFLTQALVAQNCDSLQIKVISNNMQAVNVNESLCPQKATVVGLVKVIAQEYPHIRCCSIDVTLPAPDSWQAEKLTNKLLAELTATSTDKVVAYRGGYRWLQNFLPVSLPASTVQKLKQGGVYLIIGGLGSLGLVLAEYLAKTYQAKLILVGRSAVLSPEDCKHKKLLELEALGAEVITFSADTANLEQMQSAIALAETRFGRLDGVIHSVATNITERMRRIEQLSQAECNREFQAKVYGILVLQQVLQSKQLDFCLVVSSLASIFGGVGHAAYSAANLFLDAFVCQHNQTNPVPWTSVNWDGRIPFLPGLNVNPELTMTPQDDIEVFKRVLTGEDGQIVVSTRNLQTRIDTWTNQAPTNSSGHSGPKLQTNYIAPRDRLEQDIADIWQEVLGISQIGIHDNFFKLGGDSLTGITIINKFQQLSYNIPIAALFEAPTIAELVAHFPQKSLTPVLASKSNREEGEV; encoded by the coding sequence ATGATGAGTACAGAAATAGATGAATCACTGGAAAAGGTTGCTGTTATTGGCATGGCGGGGCGTTTTCCTGGGGCGGAAAATATAGAAACCTTTTGGCAAAATTTACAAGATGGGGTTGATTCAATTTCGACGTTTTCCGATCAAGAGTTGTTAGCAGTAGGTGTCGATCCAACTTGGCTTGATTTGCCGAGTTATGTCAAAGCTGGCGGTGTACTGGAAGATATCGATTTATTTGACGCAGCTTTTTTTGAATTTAGTCCCAAAGAGGCAGAAATTACCGATCCTCAACATCGTTTGTTTTTAGAATCGGCTTACGTGGCGATTGAGGATGCTGGCTACGATTTGCAAAGGTGTACAAGTCGCGTTGGTGTATATGCTGGGGCTAGTTTAAGTAATTATCTGGCTTTGAATTGCGATCGCTTTGGTTCGGCAACATCTTATCAAGCTTTGATTGGTAATGATAAAGATTTTTTGACTACTCGCGTTGCTTATAAGCTAAATCTTAAAGGTCCTTGTATCACCGTTCAAACTGCTTGTTCTACTTCGTTGGTGGCGGTGGCTTTGGCTTGTCAAAGTCTGCTGAGTTATCAGTGTGACATGGCTTTGGCGGGTGGTGTTTCTATTCGTACTCCCCAAAAAACAGGCTATTTCTCTGAATCTGGAGGGACTTTATCGCCGGATGGTCGTTGCTGTGCTTTTGATGCTAGTGCAAAGGGTACGGTGGTTGGTAATGGGGTGGGTGTGGTGGTTCTTAAGCGGTTGCAAGAGGCGATCGCCGATGGAGATCATATTTATGCCACGATTAGCGGTACGGCGATTAATAATGATGGTGCGGGTAAGGTTGGCTACACAGCACCTAGTGTAGATGGTCAAGGGGAAGTAATCACCGAAGCGATGATGTTGGCGGGTGTGAACCCGGAAACAATTAGCTATGTAGAGGCGCACGGTACGGGTACGGCTTTAGGCGATCCGATTGAAATTGCCGCACTTTCCCAAGCTTTTCGGACTGATAAAACAGGTTTCTGTGCGATCGGTTCAGTTAAAACTAATATTGGTCATTTGGATGCTGCTTCGGGCGTTACAGGGCTAATTAAAACGGCTTTGGCGCTTAAATATAAGCTGATACCACCAAGCTTAAATTTTCAGCAACCCAATCCGCAGATTGATTTTGCGAATAGTCCTTTTTATGTCAATACTAAGCTGAAGGAATGGCAAACAAGTCCGCGCCGTGCGGGTGTTAGTTCTTTGGGGATGGGTGGGACTAATGCTCATGTTTTACTAGAAGAAGCGCCGATACAGGTGCAAAAGGTAGAGAAGAAATATCATTTATTGGTTCTTTCTGCCAAAACTACGTCGGCGCTAGATAATGCAACTAGAAATCTTGGTAATTATTTACAGCAACATCCCCAAGCAAACCTAGCGGAAGTGGCTTATACCTTGCAAGTGGGACGCAGGGAGTTTGATTATCGCTGCGCTTTGGTGTGTCGAGATATTGATGATGCTGTAAGTCAGCTAAGTTCAAAGTTAACGCATCACCAAGTAACGGGCGATCGCTCAATTACCTTTATGTTTCCCGGACAAGGTTCTCAGTATGCAGACATGGGCAAAGAATTGTATGTTAGCGAACCTGTATTTCGTCAATGCGTAGATCGTTGCTGCGAGATATTAGAGCCTTATTTGGGGTTAGATTTGCGATCGCTGTTTAATTCCACAGAACAACTAAAACAAACTCCTATAGCTCAAACTGCATTATTTGTTGTTGAATATGCTTTAGCGGCGTTGTGGATGTCTTGGGGGGTAAATCCAGAATCGGCAATCGGTCATAGTATTGGCGAATATGTGGCGGCTTGTTTGGCTGGTGTATTTTCCCTAGAAGATGCTTTGAGGTTGGTGGCGGTGCGCGGACAGTTGATGCAACAATGCCCTACGGGTTCTATGTTGGCGGTGTCGTTACCTGAAACAGAAGTTACAGCTTTACTTAGCGATCGCCTATCTTTAGCGGCTATTAATGCGCCCTCATCTTGCGTAGTGGCGGGAACAGATGATGCTATTGATAGTTTGCAACTTTGCTTGCAAACCCAAGGGATAAGTTGTCGTCGCTTGCACGTTTCCCATGCTTTTCATTCGCCACTGATGGACGAAATCTTAGAATCATTTAGGCAAGAAGTATCCCTCGTTAAACTGCATCCGCCTAAAATTCCCTTTATTTCTAACGTTACGGGAACTTGGATTACAGCCCAAGAAGCGACAGATCCTAATTATTGGGTAAAACATTTGCGTCATACAGTTTGCTTTAGTAGTGGAATTGCTGAATTACTCCAATCGCCCAATCGAATTTTGTTGGAAGTAGGCGCGGGGCGCACATTATTTACCTTTGCCAAACAGCACTCAGAACAACGAATTATTTTATCTTCTTTACCTCATCCTCAAGAAAAACAATCTGATATTGCTTGCTTACTGCATAGCTTAGGTAGTCTTTGGCTATCGGGAGTGGCGATTAATTGGACTGGGTTTTATGGTGAAAATCGCCCTCAACGTCTTCCTTTACCTACTTACCCTTTTGAACGCCAACGTTATTGGCGCGATCGCCCGGCGGTAAAAAGTCTTGGGCAAGCGGTAGTAGAAGCTAGTCAAAGAGAAATTGCAATAGGCGATCGCCAAACCCATATACAGCATAAAACCCGTTTGGAATATCTCTGCACGGCATATATGAATCTAGCTTTAAGCCATTTGGGTAGATGCAAAGATCCATTTACAAAAGAAGAATTGTTAGCCCAAGTTGTACCCCGTTATCGGCAATTATTGGATCGCTGGCTGGAGGTTTTAGTCGAACGAGGGCATTTACAGCAAGATGGTAACTTATACAGCAACCTTTTATCTTTATCTCCTACAGCTATCAATGATTTAGTAGATGAAGCAATAACTCAACATTCAGGCTATCAACAACAGTTAGAACTTATCCAAACTTGCGGAGAGAACTTAGCCGCCGTACTGGTTGGTACAAAAGAACCTTTAGAGTTGCATTTTGCCACATTAGTTAAAAATGGAGCAATTTCTAGAGCTAATTTACCTGCTGATGATTATTACAACAGTATTTTGCGATCGAGTTTAGAGCAGGTTATAAAGTCATTGCCACCAGAAGCAAACTTGAGAATTTTAGAAATTGGTGGCGGTACGGGTATTGCTACTACAGAAATATTACCCTTGTTGCCACCAGAAAGGACTAAATATACTTTTACCGATGTTGGGAGTTTTTTCCTAGATGCTGCCAAGCAGAGGTTTAGTAATTATCCTTTTGTGGAATATCGCACTTTAGATATTGAAAAACCTCTGACAGAGCAAGGTTTTTCGCAGCACTTTGATGTAGTTATTGCTGTTAATGTTCTGCACGTTACCCAAAACTTAACAGATACCCTCGCTCGTGTGCATTCTATACTCGCTCCTGACGGCTTGTTGCTGATGCAGGAAATTACCCAACCGCAATTAGAATTTGATATTACCGATGGTTTGCTGATGCACCCTCTAGAGGACGTTCAACGTAGCCAAGGCAATCCATTTTTATCTAAAGAACAGTGGCAAGAATTACTAGGCGATCGCGCTTTTAATAAAGTAGTAGCTTACGGAGATGTAGACTTTGGGCAACATATTTTTATCGCTCAAGCTTCCTTGACGCAGAAAAAAGATATCGCAGACTGGTTTTACATTCCTTCTTGGCAGCGTTCTTTACAACCTTTAGATACAGATAACCAAAAACAACGCTGGCTAATATTTTTAGATGATCGCGGTTTAGGCGATCGCTTAGTACAACGATTGCAGTTGCAAGGACACGATATTGTTACCGTGAAATTAGGGACAGAATTTAGTTCTATAGGCGATCGCTCTTACACTCTCAATCCTCAACACAAACCAGACTACAACACTCTAATTCAAGCACTTGCTGCCAAAAATTTGCTTCCCAGAGCGATCGCTCATTTATGGAACATTACAGATATTTGCGAACTAACAACTGCTGAAGTCAGCCACGCGCAAACGAGAGGATTCTATAGCCTACTTTTTCTTACTCAAGCGCTTGTCGCCCAAAACTGCGATTCTTTGCAAATAAAAGTAATCTCCAACAATATGCAGGCGGTGAATGTAAATGAAAGTCTTTGCCCTCAAAAAGCTACGGTAGTTGGACTTGTTAAAGTTATTGCTCAAGAATACCCACATATTCGCTGTTGTAGCATTGATGTTACTCTCCCCGCGCCGGATAGTTGGCAAGCAGAGAAACTTACAAACAAGTTATTAGCAGAACTTACAGCAACTTCTACCGATAAAGTAGTTGCCTACAGAGGCGGTTATCGTTGGCTACAAAACTTTCTTCCCGTGTCTTTGCCAGCATCGACAGTACAAAAACTCAAGCAAGGGGGAGTTTATCTAATTATCGGTGGACTAGGTAGCCTAGGGTTAGTGTTGGCGGAATATTTAGCAAAAACCTACCAAGCGAAACTAATTTTGGTTGGGCGTTCTGCTGTACTCTCGCCAGAGGATTGCAAACATAAAAAATTGCTGGAATTGGAAGCTTTGGGGGCTGAAGTTATAACTTTTAGCGCCGATACCGCCAACTTAGAACAAATGCAAAGTGCGATCGCTTTAGCAGAAACCAGGTTTGGGCGACTTGATGGTGTTATTCACTCCGTTGCAACTAACATTACCGAACGAATGCGCCGGATAGAACAACTTAGTCAAGCTGAATGCAATCGTGAATTTCAAGCAAAAGTCTATGGCATTTTAGTTTTACAGCAAGTTTTACAAAGTAAACAGTTAGATTTTTGTTTGGTTGTATCTTCTTTAGCCTCAATATTTGGTGGAGTTGGACACGCGGCTTACTCGGCGGCTAACTTGTTTTTAGATGCTTTTGTTTGTCAGCACAATCAAACTAATCCCGTACCTTGGACAAGTGTCAACTGGGATGGACGAATACCATTTTTGCCCGGATTGAACGTTAATCCCGAACTAACGATGACACCACAAGATGACATCGAAGTATTTAAGCGCGTCTTAACTGGAGAAGATGGACAGATAGTAGTATCTACTCGCAACCTGCAAACTAGGATAGACACCTGGACTAATCAAGCGCCAACTAACTCCTCTGGGCATTCCGGGCCCAAGTTGCAGACTAATTATATTGCTCCCCGCGATCGCTTAGAACAAGATATTGCAGACATCTGGCAAGAGGTACTAGGCATTAGTCAAATAGGTATTCACGACAATTTCTTTAAATTGGGCGGTGATTCTCTAACTGGAATAACGATTATCAACAAATTTCAACAACTAAGTTACAACATTCCAATCGCTGCGTTATTTGAAGCACCAACTATCGCCGAACTGGTTGCACACTTTCCTCAAAAATCTCTCACCCCTGTCTTAGCTAGCAAAAGTAATCGCGAGGAGGGCGAAGTATGA
- a CDS encoding non-ribosomal peptide synthetase produces the protein MFDSGLALFNNGDKKITGDFSTFVELLRHRSVTQSDVQAFTFLLDGENVKASLTYQQLDSQARAIASQLQAKGAAGDVYDRLRLRALLLYPPGLDYLAAFFGCLYAGVVAVPAYPPRNQRNTPRIKAIVADAQAQIALTTTAIYSTVQLLIDSDSLEWLTTDNLEPGIEDAWQQPCIDTDTLAFLQYTSGSTGTPKGVMLTHGNLLHNAAATYQVMEHSPASRFISWLPTYHDMGLIGGILQPVYGGFPCILLPPASFLQRPYRWLQTISHYKGTTSGAPNFAYELCTQKITPEQKQTLDLSSWSVAFNGAEPIRSDTLERFATAFADCGFRPEAFYPCYGMAEATLIVAGGQKLAIPVVKTVQKSGLEVNQIIAANDECHLVSCGQSIPTQQIIIVNPDTLTCCQAGEVGEIWVSGASVGQGYWQRPTETLETFHAYLSDTGEGSFLRTGDLGFLDDRQLFVTGRLKDLIIIRGRNLYPQDIELTAERCHSALRLGSNAAFTIESNSEERLLIVQELEFRAKPNLDEVASAIRQAVTVEHEIQVYAVVLIKGGTIPKTSSGKIQRRATRADFDNGQLEILHSSIQESIFVNEVSILKRDRLLTLTPAERQPILTSYLIAQVARVLAVLPTAIEQEQPLNRLGLDSLKVFELKNQIEHDLEITVAVADLFENAIAQLAIKLSDLTVDTALNLTQIKTDNQFHPLSFAQQQLWFVHQLAPESSAYNIPLVVDFKGRLNVGLMEQSLNAIINCHAVLRTNFTVVGDRPMQVIHPTATIDLPVVDLRELSDSERAERVQRQTTNLAHQPFNLSTQLLIRGLLLRLANEEYKLLLTLHHIVADGWSVGILMGELIERYGSLKPSSELPLQYVDFAYWQRQYLQTDNKLLAYWRQQLGGNLPVLNLPMRSRPPVPTFAGDRTSLTIPKDLTQALKHLSQQEGATLYMILLAAFKTLLYRYTGQTDILVGSPVANRNHTEIDLLIGCFVNVLVLRSHLSNELSFKQLLAQVKSTALAAYEHQDLPFEQLVQQLQPERSLSYNPLFQVMFVFQNMPMATPTLAEISIDWQEGYTSTSKFDLTLFMHEQGQELVATIEYNTDLFDADAIARMLGHLETLLGGIVANSDRSIAELPLLTAAEQHQILVEWNNTHQDYPRVCIHQLFEQQVELTPDAVALVFGQQRLTYRQLNNQANQLAHYLQTLGVKPEVIVGICVERSIEMIVGLLAILKVGGAYLPLDPKYPQERLNFMLADSQSQILVTQKHLVELFSKVHTVCFEDIEVTRQSIENLDSEVTAKNLAYAIYTSGSTGIPKGVAIAHSSCVALLTWARTVFSDDELKGVLASTSICFDLSVFEIFVPLSWGGKVILVENALHLSSVTDEVTLINTVPSIISELLNGNMPTSVRTINLAGEPLSYQLVQQIYQNQAIEKVFNLYGPSEDTTYSTFTLVRKDDRIVSIGRPISNTQIYLLDSCLQPVPIGVTGEIYIGGAGLARNYLHSPEVTKEKFITNPFSSELKSRLYKTGDIARYLPDGDLEYLWRIDNQVKVRGFRIELGEVEKVLSEHPAVSKVVVLAVEQQLLAYFVPCQNLTPTTENWRSYLKQLLPDFMIPAAFVLVDSIPLLLNGKVDRSALNGIKINQTKAYEAPQSEIEETIAKIWQEVLQLENVSVNDNFFDMGGHSLLMVRVQQKLGSVLEQKVGIIDLFQYPTIRSLAQYLSRDEQKDLVWRSLKERTQKQMDAAKKRKQLARKFAEF, from the coding sequence ATGTTTGATAGCGGACTTGCACTATTCAATAACGGCGACAAAAAAATTACTGGGGATTTTTCGACCTTTGTAGAACTTCTCCGCCATAGAAGCGTTACCCAATCGGATGTACAGGCTTTTACATTTTTGCTTGATGGGGAGAATGTAAAAGCAAGCTTGACTTATCAGCAGTTGGATAGCCAGGCGCGGGCGATCGCATCTCAATTGCAGGCAAAAGGAGCAGCAGGCGATGTCTACGACAGGCTGCGCCTACGCGCATTATTACTATATCCACCAGGTTTAGATTATTTGGCAGCATTTTTCGGCTGTTTGTATGCGGGAGTCGTGGCTGTCCCCGCCTACCCACCTCGCAATCAACGCAACACGCCCAGAATTAAAGCAATTGTTGCCGATGCCCAGGCACAGATTGCTTTAACAACAACGGCTATTTATTCTACAGTCCAGTTGCTAATAGATTCAGATTCCTTAGAGTGGCTAACTACTGACAACCTAGAACCGGGTATAGAAGATGCTTGGCAACAGCCTTGTATAGACACAGATACCTTAGCGTTTTTGCAATATACCTCTGGTTCTACAGGTACGCCTAAAGGAGTGATGCTAACTCACGGCAACTTGCTACACAATGCGGCAGCAACTTACCAAGTAATGGAACATTCCCCCGCTAGTAGGTTTATTTCGTGGCTGCCGACTTATCACGATATGGGATTAATCGGCGGCATATTGCAGCCTGTATATGGCGGTTTTCCTTGTATTCTCCTGCCCCCAGCATCGTTTTTGCAACGTCCTTATCGCTGGTTGCAAACTATTTCCCACTACAAAGGGACTACAAGTGGCGCTCCCAACTTTGCCTATGAGTTATGCACGCAAAAAATTACCCCAGAACAAAAACAAACTCTAGATTTAAGTAGTTGGAGTGTTGCTTTTAATGGTGCTGAACCAATCCGCAGCGATACCTTAGAGCGTTTTGCTACAGCTTTTGCAGATTGTGGCTTTCGCCCGGAAGCATTTTATCCCTGTTACGGGATGGCAGAAGCAACGTTAATAGTTGCTGGCGGTCAAAAATTAGCAATCCCGGTTGTTAAAACAGTTCAAAAATCAGGTTTAGAAGTTAATCAAATAATTGCTGCTAACGATGAATGCCATCTTGTTAGTTGCGGTCAAAGCATCCCAACACAACAGATAATTATTGTCAATCCTGACACTTTAACTTGTTGTCAAGCTGGGGAAGTAGGCGAAATTTGGGTATCCGGTGCTAGTGTTGGTCAAGGTTACTGGCAGCGTCCTACAGAAACTCTAGAAACTTTCCATGCTTATTTATCAGATACGGGGGAAGGTAGTTTTTTGCGGACTGGGGACTTGGGCTTTTTGGACGATCGCCAATTATTTGTTACAGGTAGACTCAAGGATTTAATTATTATTCGCGGTCGCAACCTCTATCCGCAAGATATAGAATTGACCGCCGAACGCTGTCATTCTGCTCTACGTCTGGGTAGTAATGCTGCCTTTACCATTGAAAGTAATAGCGAAGAACGTTTATTAATAGTCCAAGAATTAGAATTTCGTGCCAAACCAAATCTTGATGAAGTTGCAAGTGCTATTCGTCAGGCTGTAACTGTCGAACATGAAATTCAAGTCTATGCAGTAGTGCTAATTAAAGGCGGGACTATTCCTAAAACCTCTAGTGGCAAGATTCAGCGCCGCGCAACTCGTGCAGATTTTGATAATGGGCAACTAGAAATATTACACAGCAGTATTCAAGAAAGTATTTTTGTTAATGAAGTAAGTATTTTAAAACGCGATCGCTTGCTAACTCTAACTCCGGCGGAACGTCAACCTATATTAACATCCTACCTAATTGCCCAAGTAGCGAGGGTGTTGGCAGTTTTACCGACAGCAATTGAACAAGAGCAACCTTTAAATAGATTAGGACTTGATTCGTTAAAAGTATTTGAGTTAAAAAATCAGATTGAGCATGATTTAGAAATTACGGTAGCTGTTGCAGACTTATTTGAGAATGCGATCGCTCAATTAGCAATAAAGCTATCGGATCTCACCGTTGATACTGCACTGAATTTAACTCAAATTAAAACAGATAATCAGTTTCATCCTTTATCCTTTGCCCAACAACAACTATGGTTCGTGCATCAACTAGCGCCGGAAAGTTCTGCTTACAACATTCCCCTAGTGGTGGATTTTAAAGGACGGCTAAACGTTGGACTGATGGAACAAAGCTTGAATGCAATTATTAACTGTCATGCAGTTTTAAGAACTAACTTTACCGTAGTAGGCGATCGCCCGATGCAAGTTATTCATCCTACTGCAACTATCGATTTGCCTGTTGTGGACTTGCGGGAATTGTCAGATAGCGAACGTGCTGAGAGGGTGCAAAGGCAAACAACAAATTTAGCTCATCAGCCATTTAACTTATCTACGCAACTACTTATCCGGGGTTTGCTGCTACGTCTAGCTAATGAAGAATACAAACTATTGCTGACTTTGCACCATATCGTTGCTGATGGTTGGTCTGTAGGTATATTAATGGGAGAATTGATAGAACGTTATGGATCGTTGAAACCCTCGTCAGAGCTACCTTTACAGTATGTAGATTTTGCCTATTGGCAAAGGCAATATTTACAAACAGACAACAAACTACTGGCATATTGGCGGCAGCAATTGGGTGGGAATTTACCTGTATTGAATTTGCCAATGCGATCGCGTCCTCCAGTACCAACTTTTGCAGGTGATCGCACTAGCTTAACCATACCAAAAGACCTTACCCAAGCTCTCAAACACCTTAGCCAGCAAGAGGGCGCAACTTTATACATGATTCTGCTGGCAGCCTTCAAAACCTTACTTTATCGTTATACAGGGCAAACAGATATTTTGGTAGGTTCTCCCGTTGCCAATCGTAACCACACGGAAATAGACTTGTTAATTGGCTGCTTTGTTAATGTGTTGGTGTTACGTAGCCATTTAAGTAATGAACTTAGTTTTAAACAACTGCTGGCACAAGTAAAGTCTACTGCTTTAGCCGCTTACGAGCATCAAGACTTACCTTTTGAGCAATTAGTCCAGCAATTACAACCAGAACGCAGCCTTAGCTACAATCCGTTGTTTCAGGTGATGTTTGTTTTCCAAAATATGCCGATGGCAACGCCAACGTTAGCGGAAATATCTATTGATTGGCAAGAGGGATACACTAGCACCTCTAAGTTCGATCTAACTTTATTTATGCACGAGCAAGGACAAGAATTAGTCGCAACTATAGAGTACAACACAGATTTATTTGACGCAGATGCGATCGCGCGGATGTTGGGACATTTGGAGACTTTACTTGGAGGTATTGTTGCTAATAGCGATCGCTCTATTGCCGAATTGCCTTTACTAACCGCCGCCGAACAGCATCAAATTCTAGTTGAATGGAATAATACTCACCAAGATTATCCCCGCGTTTGCATTCATCAACTATTTGAGCAACAAGTAGAACTCACGCCGGATGCTGTGGCTTTGGTATTTGGGCAACAAAGACTTACTTATCGCCAGTTAAATAACCAAGCTAATCAATTAGCGCACTACTTGCAAACTCTTGGAGTCAAGCCGGAGGTTATTGTTGGTATCTGCGTGGAACGTTCGATTGAGATGATTGTAGGGCTTTTAGCAATTCTCAAAGTTGGCGGCGCATATTTGCCCCTCGATCCTAAGTATCCTCAAGAACGCTTGAATTTTATGCTGGCAGATAGTCAATCGCAGATATTAGTTACACAGAAGCATTTAGTTGAACTTTTTAGTAAGGTGCATACTGTCTGTTTTGAAGATATAGAGGTTACACGACAAAGTATAGAAAATTTAGACAGTGAAGTAACGGCGAAAAACTTAGCCTATGCTATATATACCTCTGGTTCTACAGGTATTCCTAAAGGCGTTGCGATCGCTCATTCTAGTTGCGTTGCTTTACTAACTTGGGCGCGAACAGTTTTTAGCGATGATGAACTTAAAGGAGTTTTAGCATCAACTTCTATTTGCTTCGATCTGTCGGTATTTGAAATATTTGTCCCGCTAAGTTGGGGTGGGAAAGTAATTTTGGTAGAAAATGCCTTGCATCTTTCTAGTGTAACGGATGAAGTAACTTTAATTAATACAGTTCCTAGTATAATTTCCGAATTATTAAACGGAAATATGCCTACTTCTGTTCGCACTATTAACTTAGCTGGCGAACCTCTGTCCTATCAACTTGTGCAGCAAATTTATCAAAATCAAGCAATTGAAAAAGTTTTTAATCTTTACGGGCCGTCGGAAGATACAACTTATTCAACATTTACTTTAGTGAGAAAAGATGATAGAATTGTATCCATCGGTCGCCCAATCAGTAATACACAAATTTATCTTCTTGATTCTTGTTTACAACCAGTTCCAATTGGTGTAACAGGAGAAATTTACATAGGTGGAGCAGGGCTGGCTAGAAACTATTTGCATAGCCCAGAAGTAACTAAAGAAAAGTTTATTACTAATCCGTTTAGTAGCGAATTAAAATCACGGTTATATAAAACTGGTGATATCGCGCGTTACTTGCCAGATGGTGACTTAGAGTATTTATGGCGAATAGATAACCAAGTAAAAGTTAGAGGTTTTAGGATTGAATTAGGTGAAGTTGAAAAGGTTTTAAGCGAACATCCAGCAGTAAGTAAGGTTGTAGTTTTAGCAGTTGAACAACAATTATTAGCTTATTTTGTTCCTTGTCAAAATTTAACTCCTACTACAGAAAATTGGCGGAGTTATTTAAAACAATTGTTGCCCGATTTTATGATTCCTGCGGCATTTGTATTAGTAGATAGTATACCGCTATTGCTAAATGGAAAAGTTGATCGTAGTGCTTTAAATGGAATAAAAATTAATCAAACCAAGGCTTATGAAGCTCCGCAATCGGAAATAGAAGAAACGATCGCTAAAATTTGGCAAGAGGTATTACAGCTAGAGAATGTCAGTGTCAATGATAACTTTTTTGATATGGGTGGTCATTCTTTATTGATGGTACGAGTTCAACAAAAATTAGGCTCGGTATTAGAACAAAAGGTAGGGATTATCGATTTGTTTCAATATCCTACTATTCGCTCTTTAGCACAGTATTTAAGCCGAGATGAACAGAAAGATTTGGTTTGGCGATCGCTAAAAGAACGAACTCAAAAACAAATGGATGCTGCGAAGAAAAGAAAGCAGTTGGCGAGAAAGTTTGCTGAATTTTGA